A stretch of Deltaproteobacteria bacterium DNA encodes these proteins:
- a CDS encoding [cytidine(C)-cytidine(C)-adenosine (A)]-adding enzyme: protein MATPLPPRLSHAQIPEYVTRVVRALDEAGHPSFLVGGCARDLLRGVQPKDFDVATRARPEVVLKLFPKTVPTGLQHGTVTVVEPEGHVEVTTFRGEEGYQDGRRPDRVVFLDDVESDLSRRDFTINAIAFDPHRQLMVDPFGGVKDLERELIRCVGKADDRFGEDGLRPLRAVRFASVLRFELEPETLAAIPRALNTYARVAIERVADELRKLLHGPRPSRGLQLLMDTGLWIRILPALKDESKDALAHRFARVNFTPRTHAHRLAALFWDHPKALEALKPSTELLKRVQEIDRHHTPMSTSKTDPELRRFASQVGRARLHDVLVLQRAELRTRGDAEACRTFVANRARLHELLASNPPLTAQELALRGDALASLVGGPGPEVGRAQRRLLDAVLDDPTANTPERLRELLSPGRH, encoded by the coding sequence ATGGCGACGCCGCTTCCGCCGCGCCTCAGTCACGCTCAAATCCCCGAGTACGTGACCCGCGTGGTGCGCGCGCTCGACGAGGCCGGGCACCCGTCGTTCCTCGTGGGCGGCTGCGCGCGCGATCTCCTGCGCGGGGTTCAGCCCAAGGACTTCGACGTGGCCACGCGCGCGCGGCCGGAAGTCGTCTTGAAGCTCTTCCCGAAGACGGTGCCCACCGGCCTGCAGCACGGGACGGTGACCGTGGTGGAGCCCGAGGGGCACGTGGAGGTGACCACCTTTCGAGGCGAAGAGGGCTACCAGGACGGCCGCCGCCCGGATCGCGTGGTCTTCCTCGACGACGTGGAGAGCGATCTCTCGCGCCGCGACTTCACCATCAACGCGATCGCCTTTGATCCGCACCGGCAGCTGATGGTGGACCCGTTCGGCGGCGTGAAGGATCTGGAGCGCGAGCTCATCCGCTGCGTAGGCAAGGCCGACGATCGCTTCGGCGAGGACGGATTGCGGCCCTTGCGTGCGGTGCGGTTCGCGAGCGTGCTGCGCTTCGAGCTCGAGCCCGAGACGCTCGCCGCCATCCCGCGCGCGCTGAACACCTACGCGCGCGTGGCCATCGAGCGCGTCGCCGACGAGCTTCGCAAGCTGCTCCACGGGCCGCGGCCGTCGCGCGGGCTGCAGCTGCTCATGGACACCGGGCTCTGGATCCGGATCCTCCCGGCGCTGAAGGACGAATCGAAAGATGCGCTCGCTCATCGTTTCGCGCGCGTGAACTTCACGCCGCGCACGCACGCGCATCGGCTCGCGGCGCTGTTCTGGGATCACCCGAAGGCGCTCGAGGCGCTCAAGCCGTCGACCGAGCTCTTGAAGCGCGTGCAGGAGATCGATCGCCACCACACGCCGATGTCGACGTCGAAGACGGATCCCGAGCTGCGCCGCTTCGCGAGCCAGGTCGGCCGCGCGCGGTTGCACGACGTGCTCGTGCTCCAGCGCGCCGAGCTTCGCACCCGCGGCGATGCCGAAGCGTGCCGCACGTTCGTGGCGAATCGGGCGCGGCTGCACGAGCTGCTCGCGTCGAACCCGCCGTTGACTGCGCAGGAGCTCGCGCTGCGCGGCGACGCCCTCGCGTCGCTCGTGGGCGGCCCAGGGCCCGAGGTCGGCCGAGCGCAGCGTCGCCTGCTCGACGCCGTGCTCGACGACCCGACTGCAAACACGCCTGAGCGCCTCCGCGAGCTGCTGTCACCTGGCCGCCATTGA
- a CDS encoding SOS response-associated peptidase, whose amino-acid sequence MCGRYTLKSSERTLQAAFPGVMFPDSLPPRFNIAPTQPVLAITGDDPSHATFLRWGLVPPWAKDLKLGSKLINARAEEAAHKPPFRAAYQRRRCVLIADGFYEWRPAERGKKKEPVFYAMRDDAPFAFAGLWERWWPGHGAEPIATCTLLTTDANALVRRVHDRMPVLLRPRDIARWLDPQADSQELLAPFPAEALRARDVSTAVNDANHEAPDCLAPAQ is encoded by the coding sequence ATGTGCGGCCGCTACACGCTGAAGTCTTCGGAGCGCACGCTGCAGGCCGCGTTTCCGGGCGTGATGTTTCCGGACTCGCTCCCGCCCCGCTTCAACATCGCGCCCACACAGCCGGTGCTGGCCATCACCGGCGACGACCCCTCGCACGCCACGTTTCTCCGCTGGGGACTCGTGCCGCCCTGGGCCAAGGATCTGAAGCTCGGCAGCAAGCTCATCAACGCGCGCGCCGAGGAGGCGGCCCACAAGCCGCCGTTCCGCGCCGCCTACCAGCGGAGGCGGTGCGTGCTCATCGCCGATGGCTTCTACGAGTGGCGGCCCGCCGAGCGCGGCAAGAAGAAGGAGCCCGTGTTCTACGCGATGCGCGACGACGCGCCGTTCGCGTTCGCGGGGCTCTGGGAGCGCTGGTGGCCCGGGCATGGCGCCGAGCCCATCGCCACGTGCACGCTGCTGACGACCGACGCCAATGCGCTCGTGCGGCGCGTGCACGATCGCATGCCGGTGTTGCTCCGTCCGCGGGACATCGCGCGCTGGCTCGATCCCCAGGCCGATTCGCAAGAGCTGCTCGCGCCCTTCCCCGCCGAAGCGCTGCGAGCGCGCGACGTGTCCACGGCCGTCAACGACGCCAACCACGAAGCGCCCGACTGCCTGGCGCCGGCTCAGTGA
- a CDS encoding VacB/RNase II family 3'-5' exoribonuclease, whose protein sequence is MSETSQRALGRIQVHPRGFGFLTITAGDEVTSAFVAPPDLNRFFADDVVEATVTRGADGRFTAKDLQLKERPRALVFGEVVSRGPQLFLHVDREVSNTDWPLDAPAGAVTVGDVALARVGDGRLALFQKLEKGGDHSLERVVARYAIPFEVAPKVIAAADEARTRAHTLGGRRDLRDVPTITVDAVSTRDIDDAVSVLPADADGGVRLLVSIADVAEFVEEGSVLDKAARERATSVYLANRVLNMLPESLSSEHLSLLLNVERSCLTVELRLDAEGNVLASDVYESVIRSFARCTYTEVAAYLDKGEVSQNLEPVRAALPWLRAASARLAVARARRGGVQIESDEARLTFDDEGEVSGVVAEPSTSAHVMIERFMVAANEGIAAFLAARGVPVPFRVQDRPDPQRVADLAAFAENSGFATGFGKELSPLALAAFDRQISGSASEPALRAVLRRALGFARYTATPTGHFGLAAPLYLHFTSPIRRYADLAVHRTLKQYLRGKRDFTPGDANVAQLCEHLNGRARAADRAERDRRRMLLARYMRNQVGTRYSARITRVTPFGLLAQLDGMRVEGLVPSDALPDGPYRPDARQTRLSNGTRSFAVGAPIVVKVSSTDEELGRVELGLEP, encoded by the coding sequence ATGAGCGAGACCAGCCAGCGCGCCCTCGGGCGCATCCAGGTGCACCCGCGGGGCTTCGGGTTCCTCACCATTACGGCCGGTGACGAGGTGACCTCGGCCTTCGTGGCGCCGCCGGACCTGAACCGCTTCTTCGCCGACGACGTGGTCGAGGCCACCGTCACCCGCGGCGCCGACGGCCGTTTCACGGCGAAGGACCTGCAGCTCAAGGAGCGCCCGCGTGCGCTGGTGTTCGGCGAGGTGGTGAGCCGCGGCCCCCAGCTCTTTCTGCACGTGGATCGCGAGGTGTCCAACACCGACTGGCCGCTCGATGCGCCGGCGGGCGCGGTGACCGTGGGCGATGTGGCGCTCGCGCGCGTGGGCGACGGGCGGCTCGCGCTCTTCCAGAAGCTGGAGAAGGGCGGCGACCACTCGCTCGAGCGCGTGGTGGCGCGCTACGCGATTCCCTTCGAGGTGGCGCCGAAGGTGATCGCGGCGGCCGACGAGGCGCGCACGCGGGCGCACACGCTCGGCGGTCGAAGGGACTTGCGCGACGTGCCGACGATCACCGTCGACGCCGTGAGCACGCGAGACATCGACGACGCGGTGTCCGTGCTCCCTGCCGATGCGGACGGCGGCGTGCGCCTGCTGGTGTCGATCGCGGATGTGGCCGAGTTCGTGGAGGAGGGTAGCGTGCTCGACAAGGCCGCGCGCGAGCGGGCCACGAGCGTGTACCTGGCGAACCGCGTGCTGAACATGCTGCCCGAGTCGCTCTCGTCGGAGCACCTGAGCTTGCTGCTCAACGTGGAGCGCTCGTGCTTGACCGTGGAGCTGCGGCTCGACGCAGAGGGCAACGTGCTCGCGTCGGATGTGTACGAGAGCGTCATTCGCTCGTTCGCGCGCTGCACCTATACGGAAGTCGCGGCGTATCTCGACAAGGGCGAGGTCTCGCAGAACCTCGAGCCGGTGCGCGCGGCGCTGCCGTGGCTTCGGGCGGCGTCGGCGCGGCTGGCGGTGGCGCGGGCGCGGCGCGGCGGCGTCCAGATCGAGAGCGACGAGGCGCGGCTCACATTCGACGACGAGGGCGAGGTCTCCGGCGTGGTGGCCGAGCCGAGCACGAGCGCGCACGTGATGATCGAGCGCTTCATGGTCGCGGCCAACGAGGGCATCGCCGCGTTCCTCGCCGCGCGCGGTGTGCCCGTGCCGTTCCGCGTACAGGACCGGCCGGACCCGCAGCGCGTGGCCGACCTCGCCGCGTTCGCCGAGAACTCCGGCTTCGCCACCGGCTTCGGAAAGGAGCTGAGCCCGCTCGCGCTGGCCGCTTTCGACCGGCAGATCTCGGGCTCGGCGTCGGAGCCGGCGCTGCGTGCGGTGCTGCGTCGTGCGCTGGGTTTCGCGCGCTATACCGCCACGCCGACCGGTCACTTCGGGCTCGCCGCGCCGCTCTACCTGCACTTCACCTCGCCCATTCGCCGCTACGCCGACCTCGCCGTGCACCGCACGCTCAAGCAGTACCTGCGCGGCAAGCGCGACTTCACGCCGGGCGATGCCAACGTCGCCCAGCTCTGCGAGCACCTGAACGGGCGCGCCCGCGCGGCGGATCGGGCGGAGCGCGACCGGCGTCGCATGCTGCTCGCGCGCTACATGCGCAACCAGGTGGGCACCCGCTACTCGGCGCGCATCACGCGGGTCACGCCCTTCGGGCTCCTGGCTCAGCTCGACGGCATGCGGGTGGAAGGCCTCGTTCCCTCGGACGCGTTGCCCGACGGTCCCTACCGGCCCGACGCGCGCCAGACGCGGCTCTCCAACGGCACCCGCAGCTTCGCGGTGGGCGCGCCCATCGTGGTGAAGGTGTCGTCGACCGACGAGGAGCTCGGTCGGGTGGAGCTCGGCCTCGAGCCTTGA
- a CDS encoding hybrid sensor histidine kinase/response regulator codes for MGNSVSSAIPSGPPRVLCILNQSEVRGRVRQVLERDGFVVSEAATGLDGVAAAERGTPDLVLVDFHLPDIEGTAVATHLRKSLSSMPIVALAEPGHEHKLAISAGCNGVVDAPADYERLPSHLREFLAGKKEKLRSVEEAKLLKEYSTSLVTTLETKVNELTVANARLKAIDRFKTEFLQSIAHELASPLTPIAGYLKILQSQRLGELSSRQAQVVEAMLQSAERLSRTIDNLADFAALETGEYRLQAADIDPVKVLFDAIAQKHVLARQKRIHVRTIGLRQGELTVRVDSRRLQQAMGNLVENAIKYSPAGSDVLVETLRTSAGMRFGVYDQGAGVPRDEQQAIFEPFHHIERAGSGEAGGAGLGLAVARKIVEAHGGNIGVESPPKNQPEHGRHFAGSKFWFEIVTLVPNSDVVPNNTHS; via the coding sequence ATGGGAAACAGCGTCTCCAGCGCGATTCCTTCGGGCCCGCCGCGGGTGCTCTGCATCCTGAACCAGAGCGAGGTCCGCGGTCGCGTGCGCCAGGTGCTGGAGCGCGACGGCTTCGTGGTGTCCGAGGCTGCGACGGGGCTGGATGGCGTCGCGGCTGCCGAGCGCGGCACGCCCGACCTGGTGCTGGTGGACTTCCACCTCCCGGACATCGAAGGCACCGCGGTGGCCACGCACCTGCGCAAGTCGCTCTCGAGCATGCCCATCGTGGCGCTCGCCGAGCCGGGCCACGAGCACAAGCTGGCCATCAGCGCGGGCTGCAACGGGGTGGTCGACGCGCCGGCCGACTACGAGCGGCTGCCCTCGCACCTGCGCGAGTTCCTCGCGGGCAAGAAGGAGAAGCTGCGCTCCGTCGAGGAGGCCAAGCTCCTCAAAGAGTATTCGACCAGCCTGGTGACCACGCTCGAGACCAAGGTGAACGAGCTCACCGTGGCCAACGCGCGGCTCAAGGCGATCGATCGCTTCAAGACCGAGTTCCTGCAGTCGATCGCGCATGAGCTGGCGAGCCCGCTCACGCCCATCGCCGGCTATCTCAAGATTCTCCAGAGCCAGCGGCTGGGCGAGCTCTCGTCGCGGCAGGCGCAGGTCGTGGAGGCGATGCTGCAGAGCGCGGAGCGGCTCTCGCGCACCATCGACAACCTCGCCGACTTCGCTGCGCTCGAGACCGGCGAGTACCGGCTGCAGGCCGCCGACATCGATCCGGTGAAGGTGCTCTTCGACGCCATCGCCCAGAAGCACGTGCTCGCGCGGCAGAAGCGCATCCACGTGCGCACCATCGGGCTGCGGCAGGGCGAGCTCACGGTTCGCGTCGATTCGCGCCGACTGCAGCAGGCGATGGGCAACCTCGTCGAGAACGCGATCAAGTACTCGCCCGCCGGCTCCGACGTGCTCGTGGAGACGCTGCGCACGTCAGCCGGGATGCGCTTCGGCGTCTACGATCAGGGCGCCGGTGTGCCCCGCGACGAGCAGCAGGCCATCTTCGAGCCGTTCCACCACATCGAGCGCGCGGGCTCGGGTGAAGCGGGCGGCGCGGGACTCGGCTTGGCCGTGGCGCGCAAGATCGTCGAGGCGCACGGCGGGAACATCGGCGTCGAGAGCCCGCCCAAGAACCAGCCCGAGCACGGCCGACACTTCGCGGGCTCCAAGTTCTGGTTCGAGATCGTCACGCTGGTTCCCAACTCCGATGTCGTCCCCAACAACACCCACTCCTGA
- the mnmA gene encoding tRNA 2-thiouridine(34) synthase MnmA, whose translation MSGGVDSSVAAGLLVEQGHEVIGITLRVWSYEGPARCGSCCAPEDVDDARRVCDKLGIPFYVAQAEELFRDRVVMPFVREYQHGRTPIPCVACNRDIKFDFLLKRARALGAKLATGHYARIDGPAGARRLLTAVDAAKDQSYFLFSLGQGELEDLRFPVGHLTKAQVRAEGERLGLCTSNKPESQEICFVPDNDYAGFVERVGGGSKGGDIVTAEGEKLGAHDGIHHFTIGQRRGLGVSSKLPIYVQRIDPESGDVVVGPEEALWRDALGVYPVSWVAGAPPAEATPVTVKIRNRHAPSAGTLTPTRDGASIKLDSPARAITPGQAAVFYRGDEVLGGGFIRSAS comes from the coding sequence ATGAGCGGCGGCGTGGACTCGTCCGTCGCCGCGGGCTTGCTGGTGGAGCAGGGCCACGAGGTCATCGGCATCACGCTGCGCGTGTGGAGCTACGAGGGCCCCGCGCGCTGCGGCAGTTGCTGCGCGCCCGAGGACGTCGACGACGCGCGCCGCGTCTGCGACAAGCTCGGCATTCCGTTCTACGTGGCCCAGGCCGAGGAGCTCTTCCGCGATCGCGTGGTGATGCCGTTCGTGCGCGAGTACCAGCATGGCCGCACGCCGATTCCGTGCGTGGCCTGCAATCGCGACATCAAGTTCGACTTCTTGCTCAAGCGCGCGCGTGCCCTCGGCGCCAAGCTCGCCACCGGGCACTACGCGCGCATCGACGGACCCGCGGGTGCGCGCCGCTTGCTCACCGCCGTCGACGCCGCGAAGGACCAGAGCTACTTCCTCTTCTCGCTCGGCCAGGGCGAGCTCGAGGACCTGCGCTTCCCGGTCGGCCACCTCACCAAGGCGCAGGTTCGGGCCGAGGGCGAGCGGCTGGGGCTGTGCACGTCGAACAAGCCCGAGAGCCAGGAGATCTGCTTCGTCCCCGACAACGACTACGCGGGCTTCGTCGAGCGCGTGGGCGGCGGCTCGAAGGGCGGCGACATCGTCACCGCCGAGGGCGAGAAGCTCGGCGCGCACGACGGCATCCATCACTTTACGATCGGTCAGCGCCGCGGACTGGGCGTGTCGAGCAAGCTGCCGATCTACGTGCAGCGCATCGATCCCGAGAGCGGCGATGTGGTCGTCGGCCCGGAGGAGGCGCTCTGGCGCGACGCGCTCGGTGTCTATCCCGTGAGCTGGGTCGCGGGCGCGCCGCCGGCCGAGGCCACGCCGGTCACCGTGAAGATCCGCAATCGGCATGCGCCGAGCGCAGGCACGCTCACGCCCACGCGCGATGGCGCGAGCATCAAGCTCGACTCGCCCGCGCGCGCGATCACGCCGGGCCAGGCCGCGGTCTTCTATCGCGGCGACGAGGTGCTCGGCGGCGGGTTCATCCGCTCTGCCAGCTAA
- a CDS encoding FABP family protein codes for MSANAPDIFTEPDPIDADTLKNLGPLAPLAGTWEGQGLDVHPVAEGSEEEPYLERMVLQPIDPQPNGPQLLYGLRYHTFITKLGETEAFHDQVGYWLWEPATNTVTQTIAIPRAQVALAMGTALPDATTFTVRAARGSTSAGICSGPFLEQHFQTIEYAITVTVNADGTFSYEQDTVLLVGGRPKPFHHTDHNTLRRIAPAARNPKFLAEGR; via the coding sequence ATGAGCGCCAACGCCCCCGACATCTTCACCGAGCCCGATCCCATCGACGCCGACACGCTGAAGAACCTGGGCCCGCTCGCGCCGCTGGCAGGCACCTGGGAGGGCCAGGGCCTCGACGTCCACCCGGTCGCGGAAGGCAGCGAAGAGGAGCCGTACCTCGAGCGCATGGTGCTTCAGCCCATTGACCCGCAGCCGAACGGGCCGCAGCTGCTCTACGGCCTGCGCTACCACACCTTCATCACCAAGCTCGGCGAGACGGAGGCCTTCCATGATCAGGTCGGCTACTGGCTCTGGGAGCCGGCCACGAACACGGTGACGCAGACCATCGCCATTCCGCGCGCGCAGGTCGCGCTGGCCATGGGCACCGCGCTCCCGGACGCGACGACGTTCACCGTGCGCGCCGCGCGCGGCTCCACGAGCGCAGGCATCTGCTCCGGGCCGTTCCTCGAGCAGCACTTCCAGACCATCGAGTACGCCATCACCGTCACCGTGAACGCCGACGGCACCTTCAGCTACGAGCAGGACACCGTGCTCCTGGTCGGCGGGCGCCCGAAGCCGTTCCACCACACCGACCACAACACGCTGCGCCGAATTGCCCCCGCCGCGCGGAACCCCAAGTTTCTTGCCGAAGGCCGGTGA
- a CDS encoding serine/threonine protein kinase: protein MRCLAPSEVVQYAMGSLSGAELAQAESHLNTCDACLARVETQRLGQESTAPHATLPSLGAAAKSMKPTPLAALKRPPSGEILRGDESTAPGKTLPGDSTSGRTPPRDERPAEISAPGELPRGTVVGRYLVVERLGTGAMGAVYLAYDPELDRRVALKLLRPGHAEGRADVLRQRLIREAKAMARLVHPNVVSVFDAGAYGRRVFVALEYVDGPTLEKWLKDKPRGWREVLAKFVEAGRGLAAAHRVGLVHRDFKAENVLIASDGRVKVTDFGLAHVESMPAELAGTSGPREASPSLTSPGALIGTPAYMAPEQFLGQATDPRTDQFNFCAALYEALYGVTPFGEDDVARIARRVTGGELPTPPTDVVVPAWVRDLVLRGLSLRPEDRHKSLESLLSALGRDPNIARRKVLALGLALAATVGAAGIAARWIWRERTRCSRDAIAQEAGFWSADRAATIRQAAAEPQRGDTSAAALDSFARAWTEERRALCDEERVNAVSAATAELRAQCLEATAATAGALAEQLAAPDPKTRAMLETMPRELLPPSICAQVESARPRWRELGVEVQRELGRAGLLLRLGRYEEASALTDKLEAEAKTRADVDERGQAMQLRAMLSLRKQEHLESALAQFNECARLGEEAADDDLVAGCRVGAVMVAGEFMNRYDEAQELASEARAAVARDGQNPYWSTRLDRVLGNIAVNRGDPRGTALISHALEQSRALHGGDVPSMAWDYNDLGRAVGDLDGDAARAAQLFEHAAELDLQAFGPHNPALETFWENAGAAAILANDPQRALEFAEKARDVITSSGKEMPSDAADAFVLRASALADLGRLAEARADLSQAEKLMKGIEVDSGSRAELLVLRARVALADGRRADAVRDGEQALSLANQRPGESLTLGEARFTLAQALPAQDRVRARTLASEAQDAFRKLKAARPQKRLAEIDAWLAGNP from the coding sequence GTGAGATGCCTGGCCCCATCCGAGGTCGTCCAGTACGCGATGGGTTCGCTCAGCGGCGCTGAGCTCGCCCAGGCCGAGTCGCACCTCAACACCTGCGACGCCTGTCTGGCGCGCGTGGAGACGCAGCGGCTCGGCCAGGAGTCGACCGCGCCGCACGCCACGCTGCCCAGCCTCGGCGCCGCTGCGAAGTCGATGAAGCCGACGCCCCTCGCGGCGCTGAAGCGGCCGCCGTCGGGCGAGATTCTTCGGGGCGACGAGTCCACCGCGCCGGGGAAGACGCTGCCCGGCGACTCGACCAGCGGCCGGACGCCTCCGCGCGACGAGCGGCCCGCTGAGATCTCCGCGCCCGGCGAGCTCCCGCGCGGCACCGTGGTGGGCCGCTACCTCGTGGTCGAGCGGCTGGGCACCGGCGCGATGGGCGCGGTGTACCTCGCCTACGACCCCGAGCTCGATCGCCGCGTGGCGCTCAAGCTCTTGCGGCCGGGCCACGCCGAGGGCCGCGCCGACGTGCTGCGCCAGCGGCTCATTCGTGAAGCGAAGGCGATGGCGCGGCTGGTGCACCCGAACGTGGTCTCGGTCTTCGACGCCGGCGCCTACGGCCGCCGGGTGTTCGTGGCGCTCGAGTATGTGGACGGCCCCACGCTCGAGAAGTGGCTCAAGGACAAGCCGCGCGGCTGGCGCGAGGTGCTGGCCAAGTTCGTCGAGGCGGGGCGCGGGCTGGCGGCGGCGCACCGCGTGGGCCTGGTGCACCGCGACTTCAAGGCCGAGAACGTGCTCATCGCCTCCGACGGCCGGGTGAAGGTGACGGACTTCGGGCTCGCGCACGTGGAGTCGATGCCCGCAGAGCTCGCGGGGACCAGCGGTCCTCGGGAAGCTTCGCCTTCGCTCACGAGCCCGGGCGCGCTCATCGGCACGCCTGCGTACATGGCGCCGGAGCAGTTCCTCGGGCAGGCCACCGACCCGCGCACCGACCAGTTCAACTTCTGCGCGGCGCTCTACGAGGCGCTCTACGGCGTCACCCCCTTCGGCGAAGACGATGTGGCCAGGATCGCCCGGCGGGTGACGGGCGGCGAGCTGCCCACGCCGCCGACGGACGTGGTCGTGCCGGCGTGGGTGCGCGACCTGGTGCTGCGCGGGCTCTCACTGCGGCCCGAAGATCGTCACAAGAGCCTCGAGTCGCTGCTCTCCGCGCTCGGCCGGGACCCGAACATCGCCCGACGCAAGGTGCTGGCACTGGGGCTCGCGCTCGCCGCGACCGTGGGCGCCGCGGGCATTGCCGCGCGCTGGATCTGGCGCGAGCGAACGCGCTGCTCCCGCGACGCGATCGCCCAGGAGGCTGGCTTCTGGAGCGCGGACCGAGCCGCCACCATCCGGCAAGCCGCGGCCGAGCCCCAGCGCGGTGACACCAGCGCCGCCGCGCTCGATTCGTTCGCCCGCGCGTGGACCGAAGAGCGCCGCGCGCTCTGCGATGAGGAGCGCGTGAACGCCGTGTCGGCGGCGACCGCGGAGCTGCGCGCGCAGTGCCTGGAGGCCACCGCGGCCACTGCGGGCGCGCTCGCCGAGCAGCTCGCCGCGCCCGATCCGAAGACGCGCGCGATGCTCGAGACCATGCCGCGCGAGCTCTTGCCGCCGTCCATCTGCGCGCAGGTGGAGTCGGCGCGTCCGCGGTGGCGCGAGCTCGGCGTCGAAGTGCAGCGCGAGCTGGGGCGCGCCGGGCTCTTGCTCCGCCTGGGCCGCTACGAGGAGGCCTCGGCGCTCACCGACAAGCTCGAGGCCGAGGCCAAGACCCGCGCCGACGTCGATGAGCGAGGTCAGGCCATGCAGCTCCGCGCCATGCTCTCGCTTCGCAAACAGGAGCACCTCGAGAGCGCGCTCGCGCAGTTCAACGAGTGCGCGCGGCTCGGCGAAGAGGCCGCCGACGACGACCTGGTGGCCGGCTGCCGCGTGGGTGCGGTGATGGTGGCCGGTGAGTTCATGAACCGCTACGACGAGGCCCAGGAGCTCGCGAGCGAGGCGAGGGCGGCGGTCGCGCGCGACGGACAGAATCCCTACTGGTCCACGCGGCTCGACCGCGTGCTGGGCAACATCGCCGTGAACCGCGGCGACCCGCGCGGCACGGCGCTCATCAGCCATGCGCTGGAGCAGAGCCGCGCGCTGCACGGCGGTGATGTGCCCAGCATGGCCTGGGACTACAACGACCTCGGCCGCGCCGTGGGTGATCTCGACGGCGACGCCGCCCGCGCCGCGCAGCTCTTCGAGCACGCCGCCGAGCTCGACCTGCAAGCCTTTGGTCCCCACAACCCGGCGCTGGAGACGTTCTGGGAGAACGCTGGCGCCGCGGCGATCCTGGCCAACGATCCCCAGCGCGCACTGGAGTTTGCCGAGAAGGCGCGCGACGTCATCACCAGCTCGGGCAAGGAGATGCCCTCCGACGCCGCCGACGCGTTCGTGCTGCGCGCCTCCGCGCTCGCCGATCTGGGGCGGCTCGCCGAGGCCCGCGCCGACTTGAGCCAGGCCGAGAAGCTCATGAAGGGCATCGAGGTGGACTCCGGCTCGAGAGCGGAGCTGCTCGTGCTCCGCGCCCGCGTGGCGCTCGCCGACGGCCGGCGCGCGGACGCCGTGCGCGACGGCGAGCAGGCGCTCTCGCTCGCCAACCAGCGGCCCGGCGAGTCCCTCACCCTCGGCGAGGCGCGCTTCACGTTGGCTCAGGCGCTGCCCGCGCAGGATCGCGTCCGGGCGCGCACGCTCGCGAGCGAGGCGCAGGACGCGTTCCGCAAGCTCAAGGCCGCGCGTCCACAGAAGCGGTTGGCGGAGATCGACGCCTGGCTGGCGGGCAATCCGTAG
- a CDS encoding metallophosphoesterase, with the protein MIRPTRRQLLAGALAAAVELPRVANAEARGNGQEHFELTQPELFVPGLDPAHDGLRVAQLSDLHIGDGAPDGRILLAVKAANAAKPDLVLLTGDFVTWSKEPIAHLPLVLAGLEAPTYAVMGNHDHFVDAKGVTEQLVKMGYGVLQNDHTIVRLKGADLTLFGVDDGRTKHEDVEAAFKNAPQSGTRLVMAHTPPTADRLPPNANLVCFSGHTHGGQIHIPILTHLAMRLARQPYVRGLYRVNGNQLYVNRGLGFGDGTPMARLGSDPEVAIFTLRAA; encoded by the coding sequence ATGATTCGACCCACTCGCCGACAGCTGCTCGCCGGAGCCCTCGCGGCTGCGGTGGAGCTGCCGCGCGTCGCGAACGCCGAAGCGCGCGGCAACGGCCAGGAGCACTTCGAGCTCACGCAGCCGGAGCTCTTCGTGCCCGGGCTCGATCCGGCGCACGATGGCCTTCGCGTCGCGCAACTCTCGGATCTGCACATCGGCGACGGCGCGCCCGATGGTCGAATCCTGCTCGCGGTGAAGGCGGCGAACGCGGCCAAGCCGGATCTCGTGCTGCTCACCGGCGACTTCGTCACCTGGTCGAAGGAACCGATCGCGCACCTGCCGCTGGTGCTCGCGGGCCTCGAGGCGCCGACGTACGCGGTGATGGGCAACCACGACCACTTCGTCGACGCGAAGGGCGTGACCGAGCAGCTCGTGAAGATGGGTTACGGCGTGCTGCAGAACGATCACACCATCGTGCGGCTCAAGGGCGCGGACCTGACGTTGTTCGGCGTCGACGATGGGCGCACCAAGCACGAGGATGTCGAGGCTGCGTTCAAGAACGCGCCGCAATCGGGCACGCGCCTGGTGATGGCGCACACGCCGCCCACCGCGGATCGCCTGCCGCCGAATGCGAACCTGGTCTGCTTCTCCGGGCACACGCACGGCGGGCAGATCCACATTCCGATCCTCACGCACCTTGCGATGCGGCTCGCGCGGCAGCCGTACGTGCGCGGGCTGTATCGCGTGAATGGGAATCAGCTCTACGTGAACCGCGGGCTTGGCTTCGGCGACGGCACGCCGATGGCGCGCCTGGGCTCGGATCCGGAAGTGGCGATCTTCACGCTCCGCGCGGCTTAG